A genomic window from Sulfurospirillum diekertiae includes:
- the ccsA gene encoding cytochrome c biogenesis protein CcsA, protein MDFVLKQIFSMKSAIILMVLFGLFCGVATFIENDFGVETSWALIYTAWWFELIQVALALILISNIIRYKLYKLDKLPAFLFHISFIFILIGSGITRYYGFEGTLHVRNGMQEDKVLSSSTFIQVSALKDTKTYSYSHPQLISRAGGNGFSFSFDVGGDKAEVKFKQYLPNATAKVVDDPQGVPMISMMLSGYGESLNVVLKEGDTYESSEYIFSFNAQVPQTKKTIIQFTLEDGKFYFYSKEKIAWFKMAENKRGEYAADNKQDFVTGQLYTIGNVNFAPRYIGLKGQEKVVEDKNPMIKASGVSAIIVDAKYKGETKEIAMFGQGKGSEGEPTKIMISGVPFIFEWGAQIFTLPFAIQLNEFQLDRYAGSMSPMSYASEVEVVDSEKGVHVPFRIYMNHVLDYRGFRFFQSSYDKDEKGTILSVNNDPGKLPTYFGYLLLGIGLFFNLLNPKSRFRKLAGMVQKDMTKVKSILVALVSIIALSQGSVLHAYTTEEYIGFLKQYDAKHADKFGRVLVQSVDGRIKPIDTISTELLNKIYGGSSYEGLSANQVALSMMSSPSEWQGLPIIKVFHPELKKIIGIPENQKYASFNDFFEKEGDHAYKLTKYSEEANRKKPALRNQFDKDILKVDERVNICYMVYTGEVFKMIPKQNDISKKWFAPQEAVMNFSKQEGDEVRALLGGYFDSISEGLEKGNWENANKAIDKLQSYQEQYGSEIIPSDSRIKAEIFFNHAKIFARLTPVYLLSGLVLLCFIFAKMVKSSLNIKLATKIVLTINFVAFLAHTGGLGLRWYISTHAPWSDGYESMIYIAWAIALAGIFFSRQSVVSLSLTSILAGVTLFVAHLSWMDPQITNLVPVLKSYWLNIHVSVITASYGFLGLCALLGFFTLILFIIRSTKQTKRNVEIERNIIEATRINEMAMILGLSLLTIGNFLGGVWANESWGRYWGWDPKETWALVSILFYAAVVHLRFIPKFNTPFAFAVASTIAFASIIMTYFGVNFYLSGMHSYAAGDPIPVPSFVYYTVAIVVLVIALAYPKRSISKTL, encoded by the coding sequence ATGGATTTTGTATTGAAGCAGATTTTTTCGATGAAATCGGCTATCATCCTGATGGTGCTTTTTGGACTTTTTTGTGGTGTAGCAACGTTTATTGAAAATGATTTTGGTGTCGAGACGAGTTGGGCACTGATCTATACTGCATGGTGGTTTGAACTGATTCAAGTTGCTTTAGCACTTATTTTAATCTCTAATATTATTCGATATAAACTCTACAAACTCGATAAATTACCTGCATTTTTATTTCATATTAGTTTTATTTTTATTCTTATTGGTTCTGGGATCACGCGCTATTATGGCTTTGAGGGAACTTTACATGTAAGAAATGGTATGCAAGAGGATAAAGTTTTATCAAGTAGTACTTTTATTCAAGTTAGTGCTTTAAAAGACACTAAAACTTATAGCTATAGTCATCCTCAGCTTATTTCTCGTGCAGGTGGCAATGGCTTTTCATTCTCATTTGATGTAGGTGGCGACAAAGCAGAAGTGAAATTTAAACAATATCTACCCAATGCTACTGCAAAAGTTGTTGATGATCCACAAGGTGTTCCAATGATTTCAATGATGCTCAGTGGGTATGGCGAAAGTCTCAATGTTGTTTTAAAAGAGGGCGATACTTACGAGTCAAGTGAATATATTTTTAGTTTTAATGCCCAAGTTCCTCAAACCAAGAAGACCATTATCCAATTTACATTGGAAGATGGGAAATTTTATTTTTACTCCAAAGAAAAAATTGCATGGTTTAAAATGGCTGAAAACAAGCGTGGGGAATACGCAGCCGATAATAAGCAAGATTTTGTAACAGGGCAGCTTTATACCATTGGAAATGTGAATTTTGCACCACGTTATATTGGTCTTAAAGGGCAAGAAAAAGTTGTTGAAGATAAAAATCCTATGATAAAAGCAAGTGGAGTATCTGCAATTATCGTTGATGCAAAATATAAAGGCGAAACAAAAGAAATTGCTATGTTTGGACAAGGAAAAGGGAGTGAAGGTGAGCCAACTAAGATCATGATCTCAGGTGTTCCTTTCATCTTTGAGTGGGGTGCACAAATTTTCACACTGCCTTTTGCTATCCAACTTAATGAATTTCAATTGGATCGTTATGCTGGATCAATGTCTCCAATGTCTTATGCAAGTGAGGTTGAAGTGGTTGACAGTGAAAAAGGGGTTCATGTACCCTTTCGTATCTATATGAATCATGTATTGGATTATCGAGGCTTCCGCTTTTTCCAAAGTTCGTACGATAAAGATGAAAAAGGAACAATTTTGTCCGTAAATAATGATCCTGGAAAGTTACCAACTTATTTTGGGTACCTTCTTTTAGGGATTGGACTTTTCTTTAACTTGCTCAATCCAAAAAGTCGTTTCCGTAAACTTGCAGGCATGGTACAAAAAGATATGACTAAGGTAAAATCTATCTTGGTGGCACTTGTCTCCATCATTGCTTTGAGCCAAGGATCTGTACTACACGCCTATACTACGGAAGAGTATATAGGATTTTTAAAACAGTACGATGCAAAACATGCTGATAAGTTTGGACGCGTCTTAGTCCAAAGTGTCGATGGAAGAATTAAGCCGATCGATACAATTTCGACGGAACTGCTCAATAAAATTTATGGTGGCTCCTCCTATGAAGGGCTAAGTGCAAATCAAGTTGCCCTGAGCATGATGAGTTCTCCGAGTGAATGGCAAGGTCTACCTATTATCAAAGTATTTCATCCTGAACTAAAAAAAATTATTGGTATTCCTGAAAATCAAAAATATGCCTCTTTTAATGATTTTTTCGAAAAAGAGGGTGATCATGCTTATAAATTGACCAAGTATTCTGAAGAAGCTAATCGCAAGAAGCCAGCGCTTCGTAATCAATTTGATAAAGATATACTCAAAGTGGATGAGCGTGTTAACATTTGTTATATGGTTTATACGGGCGAAGTGTTTAAGATGATTCCTAAGCAAAATGACATCAGCAAAAAATGGTTTGCTCCACAAGAGGCTGTCATGAACTTTTCCAAACAAGAAGGTGATGAAGTTAGAGCGCTTCTTGGTGGATACTTTGACTCTATCAGTGAAGGATTGGAAAAAGGAAATTGGGAAAATGCTAACAAAGCTATCGACAAACTTCAATCGTATCAAGAGCAGTATGGCTCTGAGATTATCCCGAGCGATAGTCGTATAAAAGCAGAAATTTTCTTTAACCATGCGAAAATATTTGCACGATTAACCCCTGTGTATCTTCTCAGTGGCTTAGTTTTACTCTGCTTTATTTTTGCGAAAATGGTTAAGTCATCTTTAAATATCAAATTGGCAACAAAAATTGTTTTGACCATTAATTTTGTTGCTTTTTTAGCTCATACGGGTGGCCTTGGACTCAGATGGTATATCTCAACGCATGCCCCTTGGAGTGATGGTTATGAATCAATGATCTACATTGCTTGGGCCATAGCACTTGCGGGTATTTTCTTTTCTCGTCAATCTGTTGTCTCTCTTTCTCTGACATCAATCCTTGCAGGTGTAACGCTTTTTGTAGCACATCTTAGCTGGATGGATCCACAAATTACCAATCTAGTACCTGTTCTAAAATCTTACTGGCTCAATATCCATGTTTCGGTGATTACAGCAAGTTATGGATTCTTAGGACTATGTGCGCTTCTAGGCTTTTTTACATTGATCTTATTTATTATAAGAAGCACAAAGCAAACCAAACGTAATGTCGAAATTGAACGCAATATTATTGAAGCAACACGTATTAATGAAATGGCAATGATTCTAGGACTGAGCCTTTTAACCATTGGTAACTTCTTAGGAGGGGTTTGGGCCAATGAATCGTGGGGTAGATATTGGGGATGGGATCCAAAAGAGACGTGGGCTTTAGTTTCGATTCTTTTTTATGCAGCTGTGGTACATTTAAGATTTATTCCAAAATTTAACACGCCTTTTGCATTTGCAGTTGCTTCAACGATTGCTTTTGCTTCAATTATTATGACTTATTTTGGCGTTAATTTTTATCTTTCTGGTATGCACTCTTATGCCGCTGGTGACCCAATTCCAGTGCCATCTTTTGTCTATTATACCGTTGCCATCGTTGTACTTGTTATTGCTTTGGCTTATCCTAAACGGAGTATCTCTAAAACCTTATAA